CCGACGTGGATGGTGCGCGCTTCGCAGAGCACCCGGCCCGTGTCGCGGGTGAGCGGGCGCACGAAGTTGATCTTGAACTCCAGCGTGGTGTAGCCCGCGCCCCCCGGAAGGGTGGAGTGCACCGCGCACCCCATCGCCGAGTCGGCCATGGTGGCGGCCAGCCCGCCGTGCACCGCGCCGATGGGGTTGTAGTGGTACTCGTCGGGCTCCACGAAGAAGACGACGCGACCCTCCTCCACCTCCGCCACCCCCATCCCCATGGTGATGAGCATGGGAGGCGGCGGCAGCTCCCCAGCCGCCATCGCCCGCAGGTAATCCAGCCCGCTCATCCGCGCGCCGGCCTTCGCCCCGGGCACCGGGTCCTGCCAGGTGATCGTCCGCGTGCGGACCGCCGCCTCGTCCACGCTCATCTCGCCCTCCGTTTCAGACGCGTTCGATGACGGTGGCCACGCCCTGGCCGCCCGCGATGCACAGCGTCACCAGCGCGGTGGCCAGGCCGCGGCGCTCTAGCTCGTCCAGCGCGGTGCCCAGCAGCATGGCCCCGGTGGC
This Longimicrobium sp. DNA region includes the following protein-coding sequences:
- a CDS encoding PaaI family thioesterase gives rise to the protein MSVDEAAVRTRTITWQDPVPGAKAGARMSGLDYLRAMAAGELPPPPMLITMGMGVAEVEEGRVVFFVEPDEYHYNPIGAVHGGLAATMADSAMGCAVHSTLPGGAGYTTLEFKINFVRPLTRDTGRVLCEARTIHVGGRVATAEARVTDAEGRLYAHATTTCMVFRPGAEKGG